The Sphingomonas sp. KR3-1 genome contains a region encoding:
- a CDS encoding Flp family type IVb pilin → MMKIRNFFKNSKGATAIEYGLIAALIAVAAIAAMQGLGNTLKSTFTNVSSSMKVG, encoded by the coding sequence ATGATGAAGATCCGCAACTTCTTTAAGAATTCCAAGGGTGCCACCGCCATCGAGTACGGCCTGATCGCCGCTCTGATCGCCGTTGCCGCGATTGCCGCGATGCAGGGCCTGGGCAACACCCTGAAGTCGACCTTCACCAACGTTTCGTCGAGCATGAAGGTCGGCTAA
- a CDS encoding (deoxy)nucleoside triphosphate pyrophosphohydrolase, whose amino-acid sequence MPAPEMLLVVAVAMRDREGRVLLQKRPPGKPMAGLWEFPGGKIEPGESPEAALARELHEELGITLSVKDLSPIAFASEPLAGRHLLLLLFILRNWEGTPEAHHATELRWVTPAEMRGLPMPPADVPLVEALMGMG is encoded by the coding sequence ATGCCCGCGCCTGAGATGTTGCTGGTTGTTGCTGTGGCGATGCGCGATCGCGAGGGGCGCGTGCTCCTCCAGAAGCGCCCGCCGGGCAAGCCGATGGCCGGGCTGTGGGAGTTCCCCGGCGGCAAGATCGAGCCCGGCGAAAGCCCCGAGGCGGCACTGGCGCGCGAGCTCCACGAGGAACTGGGAATAACCCTTAGCGTAAAAGACCTGAGCCCCATCGCCTTCGCCAGCGAGCCGCTGGCCGGGCGGCACCTGCTGCTGCTGCTCTTCATCTTGCGGAACTGGGAAGGGACGCCCGAGGCCCATCACGCGACCGAGCTGCGCTGGGTGACTCCGGCAGAGATGCGCGGGCTGCCGATGCCGCCGGCGGAT
- a CDS encoding Flp family type IVb pilin, which yields MRALVHLIRTAIRDSRGATAIEYGLIVALIVIAMIASLQGVAGTTIGMWGNVNNKVAAASQ from the coding sequence ATGCGAGCCCTGGTTCACCTTATCCGCACTGCGATCCGCGACAGCCGCGGCGCCACCGCGATCGAATATGGCCTGATCGTCGCGCTCATCGTCATCGCGATGATCGCCAGCCTGCAGGGCGTCGCCGGCACCACCATCGGCATGTGGGGCAATGTGAACAACAAGGTCGCGGCCGCCTCGCAATAA
- a CDS encoding acetyl-CoA carboxylase carboxyltransferase subunit alpha gives MTTFLDFEKPIAELQTRIDELRTTADSGAVDIDAEIAPLQAKAEKLLKDTYAKLTPWQKTQVARHPERPHFKHYVAGLIEEFMPLGGDRAFADDNAIQGGLGRFRGRRVMVIGHEKGDDTASRLKHNFGMGKPEGYRKAIRLMALANKFNLPVITLVDTSGAFPGVQAEERGQAEAIARSTEACLNLGVPLVASILGEGGSGGAVALAAGNTVLMMEHAVYSVISPEGCASILWRTADKAADAAEAMKVTAQHLKELKVIDRIVGEPLGGAHRDAGAAVHALGDAIEESLQKLDGMSPEGLRQARRAKFLAMGRI, from the coding sequence ATGACCACTTTCCTCGACTTCGAGAAGCCGATCGCCGAGCTTCAGACCCGCATCGACGAGCTGCGCACCACCGCGGACAGCGGCGCCGTCGATATCGATGCGGAGATCGCCCCGCTCCAGGCCAAGGCGGAAAAGCTCCTCAAGGACACCTACGCCAAGCTCACGCCCTGGCAGAAGACGCAGGTCGCTCGCCATCCCGAGCGCCCGCACTTCAAGCATTATGTTGCCGGGCTGATCGAGGAATTCATGCCGCTGGGCGGCGACCGCGCCTTTGCCGACGACAACGCCATCCAGGGCGGCCTGGGGCGCTTCCGCGGGCGCCGGGTGATGGTGATCGGCCATGAGAAGGGCGACGACACCGCCAGCCGCCTCAAGCATAATTTCGGCATGGGCAAGCCCGAAGGCTATCGCAAGGCGATCCGCCTGATGGCGCTCGCCAACAAGTTCAATTTGCCGGTGATCACGCTGGTCGACACCTCGGGCGCCTTCCCGGGCGTGCAGGCCGAGGAGCGCGGCCAGGCCGAGGCGATCGCGCGCTCGACCGAGGCGTGCCTCAACCTGGGCGTGCCGCTGGTCGCGTCGATCCTGGGCGAAGGCGGCTCGGGCGGCGCAGTGGCGCTCGCGGCGGGCAATACCGTGCTGATGATGGAGCACGCGGTCTATTCGGTGATCTCGCCCGAGGGCTGCGCCTCGATCCTGTGGCGCACCGCCGACAAGGCGGCCGATGCGGCGGAAGCGATGAAGGTCACCGCGCAGCACCTGAAGGAGCTGAAGGTGATCGACCGGATCGTCGGCGAGCCGCTGGGCGGCGCGCACCGCGATGCCGGGGCCGCGGTCCATGCGCTGGGCGATGCGATCGAGGAATCGCTGCAGAAGCTCGATGGGATGTCGCCCGAGGGCCTGCGCCAGGCCCGCCGCGCCAAGTTCCTGGCGATGGGCAGGATTTAG